From the Pongo pygmaeus isolate AG05252 chromosome X, NHGRI_mPonPyg2-v2.0_pri, whole genome shotgun sequence genome, one window contains:
- the LOC129024808 gene encoding nucleophosmin-like: MEDSMGMDMSPLRPQNYLFGCELKANKDDHFKVDNDENEHQLSLRTVSLGTGAKDELHIVEEEAMNYKGSPIKVTLATLKMSVQPKLSLGGFEITPPALLWLKCGSGPVHISGQHLVAVEEDAESEDEEEEDVKLLSISGKQLVPGSGSKFPQKKVKLAADEDDDDDDFVDEETEEKAPVKKSIQDTTAKNAQKSNQNGKDSKPSSTPRSKGQESSKKQEKTPKTPKGPSSVEDVKAKMQASIEKGGSLPKVEAKFISYVKNCFWVTDQEAIQDLWQWRKSL; this comes from the coding sequence ATGGAAGATTCGATGGGCATGGACATGAGCCCCCTGAGGCCCCAGAACTATCTTTTCGGTTGTGAACTAAAGGCCAATAAAGATGATCACTTTAAGGTGGATAATGATGAAAATGAGCACCAGTTATCTTTAAGAACGGTCAGTTTAGGGACTGGTGCAAAGGATGAATTGCACATTGTTGAAGAAGAGGCAATGAATTACAAAGGCAGTCCAATTAAAGTAACACTGGCAACTTTGAAAATGTCTGTACAGCCAAAGCTTTCCCTTGGGGGCTTTGAAATAACACCACCAGCGCTCTTATGGTTGAAGTGTGGTTCAGGGCCGGTGCATATTAGTGGACAGCACTTAGTAGCTGTGGAGGAAGATGCAGAGTcagaagatgaagaggaggaggatgtgAAACTCTTAAGTATATCTGGAAAGCAGTTGGTCCCTGGAAGTGGTAGCAAGTTTccacagaaaaaagtaaaacttgctgctgatgaagatgatgatgatgatgattttgttgatgaggaaactgaagaaaaagcACCAGTGAAGAAATCTATACAAGATACTACAGCCAAAAATGCACAGAAGTCAAATCAGAATGGAAAAGACTCAAAACCATCATCAACACCAAGATCAAAAGGACAAGAATCCtccaaaaaacaggaaaaaactcCTAAAACACCAAAGGGACCTAGTTCTGTAGAAGACGTTAAAGCAAAAATGCAAGCAAGCATAGAAAAAGGTGGTTCTCTTCCCAAAGTGGAAGCCAAGTTCATCAGTTATGTGAAGAATTGCTTCTGGGTGACTGACCAGGAGGCTATTCAAGATCTCTGGCAGTGGAGGAAGTCTCtttaa